The Lycium ferocissimum isolate CSIRO_LF1 chromosome 10, AGI_CSIRO_Lferr_CH_V1, whole genome shotgun sequence genome window below encodes:
- the LOC132032582 gene encoding protein ADP-ribosyltransferase PARP3-like isoform X2, which yields MKVHETRSQAHAASEEKKVTRKQKAESKSQDSASPKKLKTEEDAGPEDGKSMADIKAKFEKFCKTIIEHLSVKQMREILEANGQHSAGDDDAVVPRCQDIMFFGPLENCPICGGKLECAGDSYHCVGDYSEWSSCIYSTREPPRRDESLKLPKSVESTPISDLIKICGDPKKSRPRREISAPRKPFDGMMISLAGRLTRTHQYWKSKIEKYGGKVNNSITGVSCLVVSPAERDRGGSYKVAEAVEKGIPVVREAWLSDSIEKEQAQPLDAYDIASDIAVEGRGIPLDKMDPSAEALETITSELKVFGKRGVHKDTKMQDEGARILEKDGLLYNCALSVCNQKNKLNNFCIMQLIMSPENRLHMYYRKGKISDNIRADDKLEEWENVDDAIKEFARLFEELTGNKFESWEREKKIQKKHHKFFPIDIDDGVEVRHGALGLRQLGSAAAHSKLDPAVANFMKVLCSQEIYRYALMELGHDSPEIPTGMLTDLHLRRCEEIILHFVEKVKTMKETGQAAEGVWYEFSQRWFTLLPSTRPFTFRDYADLAEHAASAYETVRDINVASRIIEDMSGSTLDDPLFERYKKLGCSVSPLEKESDDYKMISNYLEKTYEPVRVGDMSYGASVENIFAVELSACPSLDEIKKLPNKALLWCGTRSSNLLRHLQKGFLPSVCSLPVSGYMFGRAIVCSDAAAEAARFGFTAVDRPEGFLVLAVASLGEAVKEFSSPPEDTGDLEEKKIGVKGLGRKKTDENEHFVWKDDIKVPCGKLIPSEHKDSVLEYNEYAVYDPKQVSIRYLVAVKFDEQGVVCDTTPEQ from the exons ATGAAG GTTCACGAGACTCGATCTCAAGCGCATGCAGCAAGTGAAGAGAAAAAAGTGACGAGGAAACAAAAGGCAGAGAGCAAGAGCCAAGACTCTGCCTCACCCAAAAAGTTAAAAACTGAAGAAGATGCTGGCCCGGAAGATGGAAAATCGATGGCCGATATTAAAGCCAAGTTTGAGAAGTTCTGTAAGACTATAATCGAGCATCTCTCAGTCAAGCAAATGCGTGAAATCCTTGAAGCAAATGGCCAGCATTCCGCTGGTGACGATGATGCTGTTGTTCCTAGATG TCAAGACATAATGTTCTTTGGGCCGCTGGAAAATTGTCCCATTTGTGGTGGCAAGTTGGAATGTGCTGGCGACAGTTATCACTGTGTTGGAGATTATAGCGAGTGGTCGAGTTGTATTTACAGCACTAGGGAACCACCAAGAAGAGACGAGTCTCTCAAACTCCCTAAATCTGTTGAAAGTACTCCGATCTCCGAT CTGATCAAGATATGTGGAGACCCCAAAAAGAGCCGTCCCCGAAGGGAAATATCTGCCCCAAGAAAGCCATTTGATGGAATGATGATATCTCTAGCTGGTCGTCTCACTCGAACCCAT CAATACTGGAAATCGAAAATTGAGAAATATGGTGGAAAAGTGAACAACTCTATCACTG GGGTGTCTTGCCTAGTAGTTTCTCCAGCTGAGCGAGATCGCGGTGGCTCATATAAAGTAGCTGAAGCCGT GGAGAAGGGTATACCCGTGGTGAGGGAGGCTTGGTTGAGTGATAGTATTGAAAAGGAACAAGCCCAGCCTTTAGATGCATACGACATTGCCAGTGACATTGCGGTAGAAGGTAGAGGTATTCCCCTTGATAAGATGGATCCGAGTGCGGAGGCACTCGAAACCATAACATCTGAG CTTAAAGTGTTTGGAAAAAGAGGGGTGCACAAAGACACGAAGATGCAGGATGAAGGCGCAAGAATATTGGAGAAAGATGGGCTATTGTATAATTGTGCATTGTCTGTTTGCAATCAAAAGAACAAACTCAACAA CTTCTGTATTATGCAACTCATCATGTCACCGGAGAATCGTTTGCATATGTACTATAGAAAGGGAAAAATCAGTGATAACATAAGAGCGGACGACAAGCTAGAGGAGTGGGAAAATGTTGATGATGCAATTAAGGAGTTTGCTAGGCTCTTTGAAGAGCTGACCGGAAATAAGTTTGAATCCTGGGAAAGGGAAAAGAAGATTCAGAAGAAACATCACAAGTTTTTCCCTATCGATATC GATGATGGAGTAGAGGTTAGGCATGGAGCGCTCGGACTAAGGCAACTTGGTTCTGCCGCTGCACATAGTAAGCTTGATCCCGCGGTAGCAAATTTCATGAAAGTCCTTTGTAGTCAGGAGATCTACAG GTATGCTTTAATGGAGCTGGGACATGATTCACCGGAAATTCCTACAGGGATGCTTACAGATCTTCATTTGAGAAGAT GTGAAGAAATTATCCTGCATTTCGTGGAGAAAGTAAAAACAATGAAGGAGACAGGACAGGCAGCAGAGGGTGTTTGGTATGAGTTCAGTCAAAGATGGTTCACACTCTTGCCGTCTACAAGGCCTTTTACTTTTAGGGACTATGCTGATCTTGCTGAGCAT GCTGCATCCGCCTATGAAACTGTTCGGGACATCAATGTTGCCTCGCGTATTATAGAAGACATGTCTGGCTCTACGCTTGATGATCCTCTCTTTGAGCGTTACAAGAAACTAGGCTGTTCTGTTTCTCCCTTGGAGAAAGAATCAGATGACTACAAAATGATATCGAACTACTTGGAGAAAACTTACGAGCCGGTTAGAGTTGGAGATATG AGCTATGGGGCATCAGTTGAGAATATATTTGCTGTTGAACTTAGCGCTTGCCCTTCCCTTGATGAGATCAAGAAATTGCCAAACAAAGCTCTTCTTTGGTGTG GTACAAGGAGTTCAAATCTTTTGAGGCACTTGCAGAAAGGTTTCTTGCCTTCAGTTTGTTCACTTCCCGTGTCGGGATACATG TTTGGAAGAGCCATCGTTTGCTCGGATGCTGCAGCAGAAGCAGCAAGATTTGGTTTCACAGCTGTAGACAGGCCGGAAGGTTTCTTGGTATTAGCAGTTGCTTCGCTAGGAGAAGCAGTTAAAGAGTTTTCGAGTCCTCCTGAG GATACTGGAGacttggaagagaagaaaattggagtAAAAGGACTTGGAAGGAAGAAGACCGATGAGAACGAGCATTTTGTCTGGAAGGATGATATTAAAGTACCTTGTGGTAAGCTGATTCCGTCGGAGCACAAGGATAGCGTCCTCGAGTACAATGAATATGCTGTCTATGACCCAAAACAG GTGAGCATAAGGTACTTGGTGGCAGTGAAGTTTGACGAGCAAGGTGTAGTATGTGATACAACTCCCGAGCAATAG
- the LOC132032582 gene encoding protein ADP-ribosyltransferase PARP3-like isoform X1 — MKVHETRSQAHAASEEKKVTRKQKAESKSQDSASPKKLKTEEDAGPEDGKSMADIKAKFEKFCKTIIEHLSVKQMREILEANGQHSAGDDDAVVPRCQDIMFFGPLENCPICGGKLECAGDSYHCVGDYSEWSSCIYSTREPPRRDESLKLPKSVESTPISDLIKICGDPKKSRPRREISAPRKPFDGMMISLAGRLTRTHQYWKSKIEKYGGKVNNSITGVSCLVVSPAERDRGGSYKVAEAVEKGIPVVREAWLSDSIEKEQAQPLDAYDIASDIAVEGRGIPLDKMDPSAEALETITSELKVFGKRGVHKDTKMQDEGARILEKDGLLYNCALSVCNQKNKLNNFCIMQLIMSPENRLHMYYRKGKISDNIRADDKLEEWENVDDAIKEFARLFEELTGNKFESWEREKKIQKKHHKFFPIDIDDGVEVRHGALGLRQLGSAAAHSKLDPAVANFMKVLCSQEIYRYALMELGHDSPEIPTGMLTDLHLRRCEEIILHFVEKVKTMKETGQAAEGVWYEFSQRWFTLLPSTRPFTFRDYADLAEHAASAYETVRDINVASRIIEDMSGSTLDDPLFERYKKLGCSVSPLEKESDDYKMISNYLEKTYEPVRVGDMSYGASVENIFAVELSACPSLDEIKKLPNKALLWCGTRSSNLLRHLQKGFLPSVCSLPVSGYMFGRAIVCSDAAAEAARFGFTAVDRPEGFLVLAVASLGEAVKEFSSPPEQDTGDLEEKKIGVKGLGRKKTDENEHFVWKDDIKVPCGKLIPSEHKDSVLEYNEYAVYDPKQVSIRYLVAVKFDEQGVVCDTTPEQ, encoded by the exons ATGAAG GTTCACGAGACTCGATCTCAAGCGCATGCAGCAAGTGAAGAGAAAAAAGTGACGAGGAAACAAAAGGCAGAGAGCAAGAGCCAAGACTCTGCCTCACCCAAAAAGTTAAAAACTGAAGAAGATGCTGGCCCGGAAGATGGAAAATCGATGGCCGATATTAAAGCCAAGTTTGAGAAGTTCTGTAAGACTATAATCGAGCATCTCTCAGTCAAGCAAATGCGTGAAATCCTTGAAGCAAATGGCCAGCATTCCGCTGGTGACGATGATGCTGTTGTTCCTAGATG TCAAGACATAATGTTCTTTGGGCCGCTGGAAAATTGTCCCATTTGTGGTGGCAAGTTGGAATGTGCTGGCGACAGTTATCACTGTGTTGGAGATTATAGCGAGTGGTCGAGTTGTATTTACAGCACTAGGGAACCACCAAGAAGAGACGAGTCTCTCAAACTCCCTAAATCTGTTGAAAGTACTCCGATCTCCGAT CTGATCAAGATATGTGGAGACCCCAAAAAGAGCCGTCCCCGAAGGGAAATATCTGCCCCAAGAAAGCCATTTGATGGAATGATGATATCTCTAGCTGGTCGTCTCACTCGAACCCAT CAATACTGGAAATCGAAAATTGAGAAATATGGTGGAAAAGTGAACAACTCTATCACTG GGGTGTCTTGCCTAGTAGTTTCTCCAGCTGAGCGAGATCGCGGTGGCTCATATAAAGTAGCTGAAGCCGT GGAGAAGGGTATACCCGTGGTGAGGGAGGCTTGGTTGAGTGATAGTATTGAAAAGGAACAAGCCCAGCCTTTAGATGCATACGACATTGCCAGTGACATTGCGGTAGAAGGTAGAGGTATTCCCCTTGATAAGATGGATCCGAGTGCGGAGGCACTCGAAACCATAACATCTGAG CTTAAAGTGTTTGGAAAAAGAGGGGTGCACAAAGACACGAAGATGCAGGATGAAGGCGCAAGAATATTGGAGAAAGATGGGCTATTGTATAATTGTGCATTGTCTGTTTGCAATCAAAAGAACAAACTCAACAA CTTCTGTATTATGCAACTCATCATGTCACCGGAGAATCGTTTGCATATGTACTATAGAAAGGGAAAAATCAGTGATAACATAAGAGCGGACGACAAGCTAGAGGAGTGGGAAAATGTTGATGATGCAATTAAGGAGTTTGCTAGGCTCTTTGAAGAGCTGACCGGAAATAAGTTTGAATCCTGGGAAAGGGAAAAGAAGATTCAGAAGAAACATCACAAGTTTTTCCCTATCGATATC GATGATGGAGTAGAGGTTAGGCATGGAGCGCTCGGACTAAGGCAACTTGGTTCTGCCGCTGCACATAGTAAGCTTGATCCCGCGGTAGCAAATTTCATGAAAGTCCTTTGTAGTCAGGAGATCTACAG GTATGCTTTAATGGAGCTGGGACATGATTCACCGGAAATTCCTACAGGGATGCTTACAGATCTTCATTTGAGAAGAT GTGAAGAAATTATCCTGCATTTCGTGGAGAAAGTAAAAACAATGAAGGAGACAGGACAGGCAGCAGAGGGTGTTTGGTATGAGTTCAGTCAAAGATGGTTCACACTCTTGCCGTCTACAAGGCCTTTTACTTTTAGGGACTATGCTGATCTTGCTGAGCAT GCTGCATCCGCCTATGAAACTGTTCGGGACATCAATGTTGCCTCGCGTATTATAGAAGACATGTCTGGCTCTACGCTTGATGATCCTCTCTTTGAGCGTTACAAGAAACTAGGCTGTTCTGTTTCTCCCTTGGAGAAAGAATCAGATGACTACAAAATGATATCGAACTACTTGGAGAAAACTTACGAGCCGGTTAGAGTTGGAGATATG AGCTATGGGGCATCAGTTGAGAATATATTTGCTGTTGAACTTAGCGCTTGCCCTTCCCTTGATGAGATCAAGAAATTGCCAAACAAAGCTCTTCTTTGGTGTG GTACAAGGAGTTCAAATCTTTTGAGGCACTTGCAGAAAGGTTTCTTGCCTTCAGTTTGTTCACTTCCCGTGTCGGGATACATG TTTGGAAGAGCCATCGTTTGCTCGGATGCTGCAGCAGAAGCAGCAAGATTTGGTTTCACAGCTGTAGACAGGCCGGAAGGTTTCTTGGTATTAGCAGTTGCTTCGCTAGGAGAAGCAGTTAAAGAGTTTTCGAGTCCTCCTGAG CAGGATACTGGAGacttggaagagaagaaaattggagtAAAAGGACTTGGAAGGAAGAAGACCGATGAGAACGAGCATTTTGTCTGGAAGGATGATATTAAAGTACCTTGTGGTAAGCTGATTCCGTCGGAGCACAAGGATAGCGTCCTCGAGTACAATGAATATGCTGTCTATGACCCAAAACAG GTGAGCATAAGGTACTTGGTGGCAGTGAAGTTTGACGAGCAAGGTGTAGTATGTGATACAACTCCCGAGCAATAG
- the LOC132032584 gene encoding uncharacterized protein LOC132032584 translates to MVSAETEANRPERIKLKDGRKLAYKERGVPKDKSKYRIIMVHGFDSSKERDFLAPQELMNTLGIYMVQFDRAGYGESDPNPKRSLSSEATDIEELANHLELGSKFYIIGFSMGSYPTWSCIKHLSHRLAGVAFVVPIVNYQWPSLPDSVTKDDKRKRWYKRMTWVARYAPRLLHWWLIRKTSSSPSADNTRPTYFTDKDLELLKKAPGFQFLTADKLKSRSVFNNLRSDFLVAFSKWDFDPLELSDPFPENDQSFVHIWHGCEDRFINLKLQRHVSERLPWIQYHEVRDGGHLLIYDTIVCEAILKSLLLGEETPLYTPKFSS, encoded by the exons atGGTTTCTGCAGAAACCGAGGCTAATAGACCAGAAAGAATCAAACTAAAAGATGGAAGAAAATTGGCTTACAAAGAAAGAGGTGTTCCTAAGGACAAATCCAAGTATAGAATCATTATGGTTCATGGATTTGATAGCTCCAAAGAAAGAGATTTTCTTGCACCCCAG GAACTTATGAACACATTGGGAATATATATGGTTCAATTTGATAGAGCTGGATATGGAGAAAGTGATCCAAATCCAAAAAGATCACTAAGCAGTGAAGCAACTGATATTGAGGAATTAGCTAATCACTTGGAATTAGGATCCAAATTCTACATAATTGGTTTCTCAATGGGATCTTATCCAACCTGGAGTTGTATCAAACACCTCTCACATAG GTTAGCCGGGGTGGCATTTGTGGTTCCCATTGTCAATTACCAATGGCCCTCTCTCCCGGACTCTGTAACAAAGGACGACAAACGGAAGAGGTGGTACAAAAGGATGACTTGGGTTGCAAGATATGCTCCTAGATTATTGCATTGGTGGTTGATCCGAAAAACGTCTTCCTCCCCCTCTGCTGATAATACAAGACCTACATATTTTACTGACAAGGACTTGGAGCTTTTAAAGAAGGCACCTGGATTTCAATTTCTTACCGCG GATAAGCTAAAGAGCAGGAGTGTTTTCAACAACCTCCGAAGCGACTTCCTTGTGGCGTTTAGTAAATGGGATTTTGATCCTTTGGAGCTTAGCGATCCTTTTCCTGAAAACGACCAAAGTTTTGTTCACATCTGGCATGGCTGTGAAGACAGATTTATTAATTTGAAACTACAAAGACATGTCTCAGAAAGGTTACCTTGGATTCAATATCATGAAGTTCGTGATGGCGGACATTTGTTGATCTATGATACCATTGTCTGTGAAGCCATCTTAAAGTCTCTTTTGCTTGGAGAGGAGACACCACTCTATACACCAAAATTTTCTTCTTAA